Proteins encoded together in one Cardiocondyla obscurior isolate alpha-2009 linkage group LG07, Cobs3.1, whole genome shotgun sequence window:
- the LOC139104002 gene encoding uncharacterized protein: MISKFIFVWCILYLRSEACAEHSSRYSQESPDNGQCVFDPSRKIYNVTDLLRCMDELAIDLFARNNDRSFARQTSLTDSSTYKENDFGIPYGNIFLNLFNNAQVLSEFLPLNSITGNHQLDTPNDRPNQFGGVGTNLFNALSSISRHDDLKCVPRILCEMASGKPLGEYKLASTMNNEEYLAESGRNIFTQWFTGLADMSPLLGFARAAVLGYNSNGNPAMCYRAFPNCPRNPDKLVYYLNNHKGGFFRLFNRAGYESYPQSSYISRGNSEFLRERKRKALPPGIAGAEADRTGTGKLKFDISVLTSRQDYGKSFFPRESTLDLGRVIFPDNEELSDRPLNNRVVKSLSNLRDGAFRFPY; encoded by the exons ATGATAAGTAAATTTATCTTCGTTTGGTGCATCTTATATTTACGCTCCGAAGCTTGCGCCGAACATTCATCACGATATTCTCAAGAATCGCCTGACAATGGTCAGTGTGTTTTTGATCCCTCCCGCAAGATTTATAACGTGACAGATTTATTACG atGCATGGATGAACTAGCTATTGATCTGTTCGCTCGAAACAATGATCGATCATTCGCGAGGCAGACAAGCCTTACGGATTCGTCAACgtataaagaaaatgattTTGGAATTCCCTATGGAAATATATTCTTGAATTTATTCAATAACGCTCAAGTTCTATCG gAGTTTTTGCCACTAAATTCGATTACCGGTAATCATCAATTAGACACACCGAACGATCGGCCTAATCAATTTGGCGGAGTCGGGACAAATCTTTTCAATGCCCTGTCGTCAATTTCTCGCCACGACGATTTGAAATGTGTGCCCAGAATACTCTGCGAGATGGCAAGTGGGAAACCACTGGGAGAATATAAGCTGGCGTCAACAATGAATAACGAGGAATATTTAGCAGAGTCCGGAAGAAACATCTTTACTca GTGGTTCACCGGACTGGCAGATATGTCTCCCTTACTAGGCTTCGCCCGAGCTGCCGTTTTGGGTTACAACAGCAATGGAAATCCGGCCATGTGCTACCGCGCGTTCCCGAACTGTCCGCGTAATCCCGACAAACTGGTGTACTATCTGAACAATCACAAAGGCGGATTCTTCCGGCTTTTTAATAGAGCCGGATACGAGAGTTACCCTCAATCATCTTACATTTCGCGAG GTAATTCGGAATTTCTCCGCGAAAGGAAGCGTAAAGCACTGCCGCCGGGCATCGCCGGCGCGGAGGCCGATCGCACCGGTACGGGAAAGCTGAAGTTCGACATTTCCGTTTTAACTTCCCGTCAAGATTATGGAAAGAGCTTTTTTCCGAGAGAAAGCACACTGGACCTAGGACGAGTGATTTTCCCGGATAACGAGGAATTAAGTGATCGCCCACTGAATAACAGGGTCGTTAAATCCC